Proteins from a genomic interval of Danio rerio strain Tuebingen ecotype United States chromosome 4, GRCz12tu, whole genome shotgun sequence:
- the LOC141381858 gene encoding uncharacterized protein: protein MDETVIQLFELNQKTLIQWFQRRQKDQEMSVLTQGLTPLDPIAVADTQLPLPREKLDETPSTSGPKHQFVFPPNKEGQAPLLRPGRKTASATTTVCSFLPDATTVCSFPPAPTTVCPIAPTPTTVCHIAPAPTMVCPVTPTFTTVRPISPASTTVFPIIPASTTVRPIALDPTTVGPIVSAPTMVCSFPPTPSTVFPIAPPPTAPGVVQPISGPGSLFGTLVFNPDMSVSMVIPSFAAPTSSAVPASPSPAVPPPAPAPPAPAVPPPAPAPPAPAVPPPAPAPPAPAVPVSRYTQRNRRRREQEKESVCSKCGQPKTKEFGHSRFVLRGLVGRTAPAK, encoded by the exons ATGGATGAAACAGTGATCCAGCTTTTTGAGCTAAACCAGAAGACGCTCATTCAGTG GTTTCAACGGAGGCAAAAGGATCAGGAAATGAGTGTACTCACTCAGGGACTGACTCCACTTGATCCAATTGCTGTGGCAGATACGCAGCTTCCTTTGCCGAGGGAAAAATTGGACGAGACACCATCAACATCAGGCCCCAAACACCAGTTTGTCTTTCCTCCAAATAAAGAAGGACAGGCACCTCTTCTTCGACCTGGTCGAAAGACTGCTTCTGCAACCACCACAGTTTGCTCCTTCCTGCCGGATGCCACCACGGTGTGCTCCTTTCCACCGGCCCCCACGACGGTATGCCCCATCGCGCCAACCCCCACCACAGTCTGCCACATTGCACCGGCCCCTACCATGGTGTGCCCCGTCACACCGACCTTCACCACAGTGCGCCCCATCTCGCCAGCCTCCACCACAGTGTTCCCCATCATACCAGCCTCCACCACAGTGCGCCCTATTGCGCTGGACCCCACCACAGTGGGCCCCATTGTGTCTGCCCCCACCATGGTGTGCTCCTTTCCACCGACCCCCAGCACAGTGTTCCCCATTGCACCACCCCCCACAGCACCAGGTGTTGTGCAGCCCATTTCAGGACCTGGATCATTGTTTGGCACActtgtttttaacccagacatgagTGTGTCAATGGTGATTCCATCATTTGCTGCACCAACATCCAGTGCAGTCCCAGCTTCACCTtcacctgctgttcctccacctgcacctgctccacctgcacctgctgttcctccacctgcacctgctccacctgcacctgctgttcctccacctgcacctgctccacctgcgCCTGCTGTTCCTGTGTCCCGTTACACCCAGAGGAACAGGCGCAGACGGGAACAGGAGAAGGAAAGTGTTTGCAGCAAATGTGGGCAACCAAAGACTAAGGAGTTTGGCCATAGCCGATTTGTCCTTAGAGGACTGGTTGGCAGAACAGCGCCAGCAAAATAA